A region of the Candidatus Zixiibacteriota bacterium genome:
CTGAATCGGCTTCAGTTCCTCCGAGACCGGGAAACTGTATCCGAGCCGGGTCATCATGTGTGAGAAATCGTTCAGCTTCTCGAGGTCCGGTTTGTCGTGCACACGATACAGGAAAGGCTGCCCCTTGCGGAACACCTCCAGCGCCACCGCCCGGTTGGCGGCCAGCATGAATTCCTCCACCAGCCGATGCGCTTCCAGCCGTACCCGATTGCCCAATTCCAGCACTTCCCCTTTTTCGTTGAGAACGATTTTCGCCTCGGGAAGATCGAAATCGAGCGAGCCCTCGGCAAAGCGACGCTTGCTCAACAGGCGAGCCAGTTCTCGTGCTACGGTCAGGTTGTCCGCCACTCGCTTGACCCGGTCGTTGGGCGGTGTGCCCTTGTCGAAATACTCCTGCACCTCCTCGTAAACGAGACGCGACCGACTTTTTATAACCGCATCGTAGAGCTTCCACGAAAGCATCTTCCCTTCGTTGTCGAAATCGATCACGATCGAATGTGTCAATCGACGGCGATTGGGATTGAGCGAGCAAACATCGTTGGACAGAATTTCCGGAATCATTGGAATCACCGTGCCCGGCAGATAGACCGAATTGCCGCGCCGGAACGCCTCGGTATCGATCACGGAACCGGCAACGACATAATAAGAGACATCGGCGATATGTACTCCCAGCCGGTACCCGTCGCTTCGTTTCTCGACGGATACGGCATCATCGAAATCCTTGGCATCCGCCGGATCGATTGTATAAATGCAGTCACTGGTGAAATCGGTTCGATCAACCAACTCCGCTTTACCGGGAATAACCGCCCGACGCTCCGCCTCTTCCAGTACCTCCGGCGGGAACTCCTCGGGGAGATCGAACGATTTGATAATAGTCAGCATATCGACCCCGGGATCGCCGGGCCGTCCGAGTCGCTCGACAATTTTCCCCTCGGGATTACGGTATGGATCATCCCACACGGTCAACCGCGCAACGACTTTCTCTCCCTCCGCAGCGCCGAGCGTTTCACTTTCAGGAATGAGTATATCACGATGAATATGAGGATTGTCGGCCGTAACGAATGAAAAACTCGGACCGTGCTTGAACACCCCCACGATCTTACGGTCGGCCCGCTGAATCACCCGGACGACACTTCCGGTCTGGCGTTCACCCCGGAAACTGCCCAGACGGACCATGACTTTATCTCGATCCAGGGCCGTTCCTAACTGTGAGGCCGGGATCATGATGTCCTCATGTCCCTCATGCGGAACAAAACCGACACCGGTGCGAGTGATTGAAATCTCTCCCACCACCACATTCATTTCGGAAGCGAGACCGACTCGATTCCGCTTAAGGCGAACCAGATCGCCCGACTCCAACAGAGACTTGATCGACCGTTTGAATTTGACATAGTCCGGCTTCGGAACGCCAAGCGTCTGAGCCAGTTCCTTGACCTTCATCGGTCGTTGCACCAGACTCTGGATGAGTTTCAGTATTTGGTTGGTATCTAATGACATGAACAGAATAAGATTAGTTTTAAGGCGGCCGTCAAGCGAAAATGGCATATATTGCGCCAATTTGACAGATTAAGGCAACTAAGCTATTGATACACAATACAAAAGGCGTCCGCTAAGTTTAGCGAACGCCTTATCCGATCTGTGATCAGCCAGAAATGTTGTGGGACTAGCCGTTGTTATTCAGATCGTCAATGTTATATATGCAGCCCATGCCGCCAGGTCCGCGTCCGGTACCATCACCGGGACCACGACCGCCGCCATTGTTACCAGGTCCGCGCCCCTGGCCCTGACCCTGGCCCTGGCCTTGGCCGTTATCACCGCCGGGACCGAATCCGGGACGTTCCATCCGCATTTCATCCATTTTCTTCAGTTGGTCCGCAGTAAGTTGCGCCCGGACTTTCTGCTGATGAGAATAGCGCATTTTTTGTCCCTGAGCACGCAGACGAGTAAGCTCGTCAATCGCAGCCCCCACGGCTGACTCTGAGGCATTGTCGCGCTCCAACGCGCGGAGTTTAATTTCGGCCTTCTGCACTTCGGCCCGATGATCGATCATCTGCAACTGGAATCCTTCCATCAGACCCTGAATCGCTTCGATCTGAGTATCCGTCAACTCCAGATCACCGGCCATACCAAGAACACCCATTGGTCCGCCACCGGGGCCACCCGGGCCACCCATACCCGGACCAGGTCCGTTCATTCCACGGCCGCGCATCCCGTGAGGTCCGCTGCCGTCACAAATCCCCTGAGCTTTGCCGCCGCCCGGTTGAGCAACCGCTATACCGGCCAACAACAGCAGAGCCGTCAACGTAAAAATCAAACCTTTCTTCATCGTAATCTCCTTTTACCGTTACCGTAGTTGTCGAATCAACGTCAGCAGTTCCTGCTTACCGACCGGAGGCGTTGTCTTCCGACGGACTCACCGGTGGTGTCTGGCCTCTGAAAGCCCTTAGTTGCTGCAGGAATTCGAAGTCAAATCGTTCGTTAAACACCATCATCTTGCCGTACTGCTCCGCGGTCAGCAGCGAACGGGATTTCTCGACGAAATCATCAATTACTTTCATTCGCGCTTTCTTAATTTCGTCTACCCGATCGGAGAGTCGGTAGATGTCCTTATCCAACAGCGTGCCGTCACCGAGGCCGGCCCCGAGAGAATCGAGCACCGC
Encoded here:
- the rnr gene encoding ribonuclease R, with the protein product MPFSLDGRLKTNLILFMSLDTNQILKLIQSLVQRPMKVKELAQTLGVPKPDYVKFKRSIKSLLESGDLVRLKRNRVGLASEMNVVVGEISITRTGVGFVPHEGHEDIMIPASQLGTALDRDKVMVRLGSFRGERQTGSVVRVIQRADRKIVGVFKHGPSFSFVTADNPHIHRDILIPESETLGAAEGEKVVARLTVWDDPYRNPEGKIVERLGRPGDPGVDMLTIIKSFDLPEEFPPEVLEEAERRAVIPGKAELVDRTDFTSDCIYTIDPADAKDFDDAVSVEKRSDGYRLGVHIADVSYYVVAGSVIDTEAFRRGNSVYLPGTVIPMIPEILSNDVCSLNPNRRRLTHSIVIDFDNEGKMLSWKLYDAVIKSRSRLVYEEVQEYFDKGTPPNDRVKRVADNLTVARELARLLSKRRFAEGSLDFDLPEAKIVLNEKGEVLELGNRVRLEAHRLVEEFMLAANRAVALEVFRKGQPFLYRVHDKPDLEKLNDFSHMMTRLGYSFPVSEELKPIQFARFLEKIKDKPEADFINELMLRSMQKAVYQLKNIGHFGLAFTHYTHFTSPIRRYPDLLVHRLLRQLKQGHYPVEYARRVVSVINHVGEHCSETERIAEQAERQAVKVKQVQFMAKKLGEEYSGVISGVLNYGFFVRLDNMGVEGMVRLSSLEDDYYVFDEKEYRLVGRRTGRVFRMGDAIKVGVMRVDTAAQEIELFVIEDGSGKKSAVVKSKTAKTKQAVPKSASIGKKSSSKTKAKTRKNSRSKTAKRGKKKR